A region from the Pseudomonas cucumis genome encodes:
- a CDS encoding Tex family protein encodes MDSINSRIAEELGVRPQQVEAAVALLDEGSTVPFIARYRKEVTGSLDDIQLRHLEERLRYLRELDERRISILASIQEQGKLTPQLERDIKLADTKTRLEDLYLPYKQKRRTKGQIALEASLGELADGLFNDPTLNPEAEAARFIDAEKGVADVKAALEGAKYILMERFAEDAGLLDKLRNYLKQEATLSARVIAGKEEEGAKFRDYFEHDEPLKSMPSHRALAIFRGRNEGILSSALKVGDELPGTMHPCEGMIGQQFGIQNQNRAADKWLGEVVRWTWKVKLYTHLETDLLGELRDGAETEAINVFAHNLHDLLLSAPAGPRATLGLDPGLRTGCKVAVVDATGKLLDHATVYPHVPHNKWDQTIAILAALCAKHSVDLIAIGNGTASRETDKLAAELIKKYPAMKMTKVMVSEAGASVYSASELASKEFPDLDVSIRGAVSIARRLQDPLAELVKIDPKSIGVGQYQHDVSQLKLARGLDAVVEDCVNAVGVDVNTASVALLARISGLNATLAQNIVTHRDEHGAFKTRAALKKVARLGEKTFEQAAGFLRVMNGDNPLDSSAVHPEAYPLVQRIAAETDRDIRSLIGDASFLKRLDPKKYTDETFGLPTVTDILQELEKPGRDPRPEFKTAEFQEGVEDLKDLQLGMILEGVVTNVTNFGAFVDIGVHQDGLVHISALSEKFIKDPREAVKAGDVVKVKVMEVDIPRKRVGLSMRMSDTPGEKIDGARGARPGSAPRQSQNTAPRKETTAPAPANNAMASLFANAKQLKKR; translated from the coding sequence ATGGACAGCATCAACAGCCGCATCGCCGAGGAACTCGGTGTACGCCCACAACAGGTCGAAGCGGCCGTCGCGCTACTCGATGAAGGCTCTACCGTTCCCTTCATCGCCCGCTACCGGAAAGAAGTGACCGGCAGCCTCGATGACATCCAGTTGCGTCATCTGGAAGAGCGTCTGCGCTACCTGCGAGAACTCGACGAACGGCGTATCAGCATCCTCGCCAGCATTCAAGAGCAGGGCAAACTGACCCCGCAACTCGAACGCGACATCAAACTCGCCGACACCAAGACCCGCCTCGAAGACTTGTACCTGCCATACAAGCAGAAGCGCCGCACCAAGGGCCAGATCGCCCTGGAAGCCAGCCTCGGCGAGCTGGCCGACGGCCTGTTCAACGACCCGACCCTGAACCCTGAAGCCGAAGCCGCGCGCTTCATCGACGCCGAAAAAGGCGTGGCCGATGTGAAAGCCGCCCTTGAAGGCGCCAAGTACATCCTCATGGAGCGCTTCGCCGAAGACGCCGGCCTGCTGGACAAGTTGCGCAACTACCTCAAGCAGGAAGCCACCCTCAGTGCCCGCGTGATCGCTGGCAAGGAAGAGGAAGGCGCCAAGTTCCGTGACTATTTCGAACACGACGAACCGCTGAAAAGCATGCCATCGCACCGCGCACTGGCGATTTTCCGTGGCCGCAACGAAGGCATTCTCAGCTCTGCACTGAAAGTCGGCGATGAACTGCCGGGCACCATGCATCCTTGCGAAGGCATGATTGGCCAACAATTCGGCATTCAGAACCAAAACCGCGCCGCCGACAAATGGCTGGGCGAAGTGGTGCGCTGGACCTGGAAGGTCAAGCTCTACACCCACCTGGAAACCGACCTGCTGGGCGAGCTGCGCGATGGCGCGGAAACCGAAGCGATCAACGTGTTCGCACACAACCTGCATGACTTGCTGCTGTCGGCTCCGGCCGGCCCGCGTGCCACCCTGGGCCTCGACCCGGGCCTGCGCACCGGTTGCAAGGTGGCCGTGGTCGATGCCACCGGCAAGCTGCTGGATCACGCCACGGTTTACCCGCACGTGCCACACAACAAGTGGGACCAGACCATCGCGATTCTGGCTGCCCTGTGCGCCAAGCATTCGGTGGACCTGATCGCCATCGGCAACGGCACCGCCAGCCGTGAAACCGACAAGCTCGCTGCTGAACTGATCAAAAAATACCCAGCCATGAAGATGACCAAAGTCATGGTCTCCGAGGCCGGCGCATCGGTGTACTCGGCGTCGGAACTGGCCTCCAAGGAATTCCCGGACCTCGACGTATCGATCCGTGGTGCGGTGTCGATTGCCCGTCGCTTGCAGGATCCACTGGCCGAGCTGGTGAAGATCGATCCGAAATCCATCGGTGTCGGCCAGTACCAGCACGACGTGTCGCAGCTGAAACTGGCACGCGGCCTGGACGCGGTGGTCGAGGACTGCGTGAACGCCGTGGGCGTCGACGTCAACACCGCCTCCGTGGCGCTACTGGCGCGCATCTCCGGCCTCAACGCGACCCTGGCGCAGAACATCGTCACCCACCGCGACGAGCACGGCGCCTTCAAAACCCGTGCGGCGCTGAAAAAAGTCGCGCGTCTGGGTGAAAAAACCTTCGAACAGGCAGCGGGCTTCCTGCGCGTCATGAACGGCGACAACCCGCTGGATTCGTCCGCGGTTCACCCGGAAGCCTATCCGCTGGTGCAGCGTATTGCCGCTGAAACCGACCGTGACATTCGCTCGCTGATCGGCGACGCGAGCTTCCTCAAGCGTCTCGATCCGAAGAAGTACACCGACGAAACGTTCGGCCTGCCGACAGTCACCGACATCCTGCAAGAGCTGGAAAAACCCGGTCGCGACCCGCGTCCCGAGTTCAAGACCGCCGAGTTCCAGGAAGGCGTCGAAGACCTCAAGGACTTGCAACTGGGGATGATCCTCGAAGGCGTGGTCACCAACGTGACCAACTTCGGCGCCTTCGTCGACATTGGCGTGCATCAGGACGGTTTGGTACACATCTCCGCGCTGTCGGAGAAGTTCATCAAGGATCCGCGCGAAGCGGTGAAGGCCGGTGATGTGGTCAAGGTGAAGGTCATGGAAGTCGACATCCCGCGCAAACGCGTTGGCCTATCGATGCGCATGAGCGACACCCCGGGCGAGAAGATCGACGGTGCCCGTGGCGCACGTCCGGGTTCGGCACCACGCCAATCCCAGAACACCGCACCGCGCAAGGAAACCACGGCACCGGCCCCGGCCAACAACGCCATGGCCTCGCTGTTCGCTAACGCCAAACAGTTGAAAAAACGCTGA
- the rimK gene encoding 30S ribosomal protein S6--L-glutamate ligase produces the protein MKIAVLSRNPRLYSTRRLVEAGMERGHEMVVIDTLRAYMNIASHKPQIHYRGKPLEGFDAVIPRIGASVTFYGCAVLRQFEMMGVFPLNESVAIARSRDKLRSLQLLSRRGIGLPVTGFAHSPDDIPDLIEMVNGAPLVIKVLEGTQGIGVVLCETATAAESVIEAFMGLKQNIMVQEYIKEAGGADIRCFVVGDKVIAAMKRQAKPGEFRSNLHRGGSASLIKITPEERMTALRAAKVMGLAVAGVDILRSNHGPLVMEVNSSPGLEGIETTTGKNVAGIIIEHLEKNGGPNMTRTKGKG, from the coding sequence ATGAAGATCGCTGTGCTGTCGCGGAACCCGCGTCTGTATTCCACCCGTCGTCTGGTCGAAGCCGGTATGGAGCGTGGCCATGAAATGGTGGTGATCGACACCCTGCGCGCCTACATGAACATTGCCAGCCACAAGCCGCAAATCCACTACCGCGGCAAACCACTGGAGGGTTTCGATGCGGTGATCCCGCGGATCGGCGCGTCGGTAACGTTTTATGGCTGCGCGGTGCTGCGCCAGTTCGAAATGATGGGGGTGTTTCCGCTCAACGAATCGGTGGCCATCGCCCGTTCGCGAGACAAACTGCGTTCGCTGCAATTGCTGTCACGCCGGGGGATAGGCTTGCCGGTCACTGGTTTTGCCCACTCTCCGGATGACATTCCCGACTTGATCGAGATGGTCAACGGCGCGCCGCTGGTGATCAAGGTGCTGGAAGGCACCCAAGGCATCGGTGTGGTGCTGTGTGAAACAGCGACGGCGGCGGAATCGGTGATCGAGGCGTTCATGGGCCTGAAGCAGAACATCATGGTTCAGGAGTACATCAAGGAAGCCGGTGGTGCGGACATTCGTTGTTTCGTGGTCGGCGACAAGGTAATCGCGGCGATGAAGCGCCAGGCCAAGCCGGGGGAGTTTCGCTCCAACCTGCATCGCGGGGGCAGTGCGAGCCTGATCAAGATCACGCCGGAAGAACGCATGACTGCGTTGCGTGCGGCGAAGGTCATGGGGTTGGCGGTGGCGGGGGTAGATATCCTGCGCTCCAATCATGGGCCGCTGGTGATGGAAGTGAACTCGTCGCCAGGGCTTGAAGGGATTGAAACCACCACCGGGAAAAACGTGGCGGGGATCATCATCGAGCATCTGGAAAAGAATGGCGGGCCGAATATGACTCGGACCAAAGGTAAGGGTTAA
- the ompR gene encoding osmolarity response regulator transcription factor OmpR: MSSTANIAEGEKILIVDDDPGLSSLLERFFVSKGYRARAVPNTEQMDRLLAREVFNLVVLDLMLPGEDGLTACRRLRTANNQIPIIMLTAKGDELSRIKGLELGADDYLAKPFNPDELMARVKAVLRRQAAPVPGAPGSEDESVTFGDYELSLATRELKRGDEVHMLTTGEFAVLKALVMNARQPLTRDKLMNLARGREWDALERSIDVQISRLRRMIEPDPSKPRYIQTVWGVGYVFVPDGAATK, from the coding sequence ATGAGCAGCACTGCAAACATTGCTGAAGGCGAAAAAATTCTTATTGTTGACGACGATCCTGGGCTGAGCAGCCTGCTGGAACGCTTTTTCGTCAGCAAGGGCTACCGCGCCCGCGCCGTCCCGAACACTGAACAAATGGACCGCCTGCTGGCACGTGAAGTGTTCAACCTGGTCGTCCTCGACCTGATGCTGCCCGGCGAAGACGGCCTGACCGCTTGCCGCCGCCTGCGCACGGCGAACAATCAGATTCCGATCATCATGCTGACCGCCAAGGGCGATGAGCTTAGCCGCATCAAGGGTCTGGAACTGGGCGCCGACGATTACCTGGCCAAGCCGTTCAACCCGGATGAGCTGATGGCTCGGGTCAAAGCGGTTCTGCGTCGTCAGGCGGCACCGGTGCCAGGCGCCCCGGGCAGCGAAGACGAAAGCGTGACCTTCGGTGACTACGAACTGTCCCTGGCCACCCGCGAACTCAAGCGCGGCGACGAAGTGCACATGCTCACCACCGGTGAGTTCGCGGTGCTCAAGGCGTTGGTCATGAACGCCCGTCAGCCATTGACCCGCGACAAGCTGATGAACCTGGCCCGTGGTCGCGAGTGGGATGCCCTGGAGCGTTCCATCGATGTGCAGATTTCCCGTCTGCGCCGGATGATCGAGCCCGATCCGTCCAAACCACGCTACATCCAGACCGTCTGGGGCGTGGGTTACGTGTTCGTTCCGGATGGCGCCGCCACGAAGTGA
- a CDS encoding ATP-binding protein → MKTPVWFPQSFFSRTLWLVLIVVLFSKALTLVYLLMNEDVLVDRQYSHGVALTLRAYWAADEENRTKIADAATLIRVVGAGVPEGEQHWPYSEIYQRQMQAELGADTEVRLRMHSPPALWVRAPSLGDGWLKVPLYPHPLRGQKIWNVLGWFLAIGLLSTASAWIFVSQLNQPLKRLVYAARQLGQGRSVRLPISDTPSEMTEVYRAFNQMAEDVEQAGRERELMLAGVSHDLRTPLTRLRLSLELMGAHSDLTDDMIRDIEDMDAILDQFLAFIRDGRDESVEEVDLSELVREVAAPYNQNEEKVHLRLEPIQPFPLRRVSMKRLLNNLIGNALHHAGSGVEVAAYVSGDTSAPYVVLSVMDRGAGIDPSELEAIFNPFTRGDRARGGKGTGLGLAIVKRIASMHGGNVELRNRSGGGLEARVRLPLGLMLPRDAV, encoded by the coding sequence ATGAAAACCCCTGTTTGGTTCCCCCAGAGCTTCTTCTCCCGCACCCTGTGGCTGGTGCTGATCGTCGTCCTGTTCTCCAAGGCGCTGACCCTGGTTTATCTGTTGATGAACGAAGATGTGCTGGTGGATCGCCAATACAGCCACGGCGTCGCCCTGACGCTACGCGCCTATTGGGCTGCCGACGAAGAAAACCGCACCAAAATCGCCGATGCCGCGACCCTGATCCGGGTGGTGGGTGCTGGTGTGCCTGAAGGCGAACAACACTGGCCATACAGCGAGATTTACCAGCGACAGATGCAGGCCGAACTGGGTGCTGACACCGAAGTGCGATTGCGCATGCACTCACCTCCGGCGCTTTGGGTCCGGGCGCCCAGCCTGGGCGATGGCTGGCTGAAAGTGCCGCTGTACCCGCACCCATTGCGCGGCCAGAAAATCTGGAATGTGCTCGGCTGGTTCCTCGCCATTGGTTTGTTGTCCACCGCCTCGGCGTGGATTTTCGTCAGCCAGCTCAATCAACCACTGAAACGTCTGGTCTATGCCGCGAGGCAACTCGGTCAGGGCCGCAGCGTGCGCCTGCCGATCAGCGATACACCGAGCGAAATGACCGAGGTTTATCGCGCCTTCAACCAAATGGCTGAAGACGTTGAACAGGCGGGGCGCGAACGGGAACTGATGCTGGCCGGGGTCTCCCACGACCTGCGCACGCCCCTGACCCGCTTGCGGCTGTCCCTGGAGCTGATGGGCGCCCATAGTGACCTGACAGACGACATGATCCGCGACATCGAAGACATGGACGCGATTCTGGATCAGTTCCTGGCATTCATTCGTGATGGGCGTGACGAGTCGGTGGAAGAAGTGGACTTGAGCGAGCTGGTTCGCGAAGTTGCCGCGCCTTACAACCAGAACGAAGAGAAAGTGCACTTGCGCCTGGAACCGATCCAGCCGTTCCCGCTGCGGCGGGTGTCGATGAAACGGTTGCTGAACAACCTGATCGGCAATGCTTTGCATCATGCAGGCAGCGGCGTTGAAGTGGCGGCATATGTGTCCGGAGATACCAGTGCGCCGTATGTTGTACTGAGCGTCATGGACCGTGGCGCGGGAATCGACCCGTCTGAGCTGGAGGCGATCTTCAACCCGTTCACCCGTGGCGATCGGGCCCGGGGCGGAAAGGGGACCGGGTTGGGGTTGGCGATCGTGAAGCGGATCGCTTCGATGCATGGCGGGAATGTCGAATTGCGCAACCGCTCCGGCGGTGGGCTGGAAGCGCGGGTGCGGTTGCCGCTTGGGTTGATGTTGCCTAGAGACGCGGTTTAA
- the gshA gene encoding glutamate--cysteine ligase: protein MSELLNRRLALLGERANLSLLEQCLHGIERECLRVTGEGRLAQTPHPEALGSALTNEQITTDYSESLLEFITPALPDPADTLASLDKIHRFAYSKLGNEYLWSPSMPCPLPAEEDIPIAYYGTSNIGQLKYVYRKGLALRYGKTMQCIAGIHYNFSLPEKLWPLLKEAEGFVGTDRDYQSSAYIALIRNFRRYSWLLMYLFGASPALDAGFLRGRSHQLEQLDPDTLYLPYATSLRMSDLGYQSNAQAGLTPCYNDLTSYTDSLRKAVATPYPPYVEIGTHQDGEWVQLNTNILQIENEYYSNIRPKRVTYTGERPIQALVARGIQYVEVRCLDINPFLPMGIDLTESRFLDAFLLYCALNDSPLLTSTSCGNATSNFLSVVKEGRRPGLQLQRDGHPVDLKEWAGELLEKIAPLAALLDQSHGGDAHSKALDAQLAKVKDSSLTPSAQVLAAMAEHKESFARFSLRQSQVHAEFFRSEPLSGEEQARFEELARSSLAQQVELEQNEVGDFDVFVGAYQASILAISN from the coding sequence TTGAGCGAACTTCTCAACCGCCGCCTGGCTCTGCTCGGCGAGCGCGCTAACCTCTCTCTGCTCGAACAGTGCCTTCACGGCATCGAACGTGAATGCCTGCGCGTGACAGGCGAAGGGCGCCTGGCGCAAACGCCGCACCCCGAAGCATTGGGTTCCGCGCTGACCAACGAACAAATCACCACCGACTATTCCGAGTCGCTGTTGGAGTTCATCACGCCAGCTCTGCCAGACCCGGCGGATACCCTGGCGAGCCTCGATAAGATCCATCGGTTTGCCTACAGCAAGCTAGGCAACGAGTACCTGTGGAGTCCCTCGATGCCGTGCCCGTTGCCGGCCGAGGAAGACATCCCGATCGCTTATTACGGCACCTCCAACATCGGTCAGCTCAAGTACGTCTATCGCAAGGGCCTGGCCCTGCGTTACGGCAAGACCATGCAGTGCATCGCCGGGATCCACTACAACTTTTCCCTGCCGGAAAAGCTCTGGCCGCTGCTAAAAGAGGCTGAAGGCTTTGTCGGCACCGATCGCGATTATCAGTCGTCGGCCTACATCGCGCTGATCCGCAACTTCCGTCGCTACAGCTGGCTGCTGATGTACCTGTTCGGCGCCTCGCCTGCGCTGGACGCCGGTTTCCTGCGTGGTCGCTCGCATCAACTGGAACAGCTGGACCCGGACACCTTGTACCTGCCGTACGCCACCAGCTTGCGCATGAGCGATCTGGGTTACCAGAGCAACGCCCAGGCTGGTCTGACGCCGTGCTACAACGATCTGACCAGCTACACCGACAGCCTGCGCAAAGCGGTGGCCACGCCTTACCCGCCGTACGTCGAGATCGGTACGCACCAGGACGGTGAGTGGGTTCAACTCAACACCAACATCCTGCAGATCGAAAACGAGTACTACTCCAACATCCGTCCGAAGCGCGTGACCTATACCGGCGAACGGCCGATCCAGGCGCTGGTGGCCCGTGGCATTCAGTACGTCGAAGTGCGCTGCCTGGACATCAACCCGTTCCTGCCGATGGGCATCGACCTCACCGAGTCACGGTTCCTTGATGCGTTCCTGTTGTATTGCGCGCTGAACGACAGCCCTCTGCTGACCAGCACCAGCTGCGGCAACGCGACGTCGAATTTCCTCAGCGTGGTCAAGGAAGGTCGTCGTCCGGGCCTGCAATTGCAACGCGACGGACACCCGGTAGACCTGAAGGAATGGGCCGGCGAATTGCTGGAAAAGATTGCGCCATTAGCGGCATTGCTGGATCAAAGCCATGGCGGCGATGCCCACAGCAAGGCACTGGACGCACAACTGGCCAAGGTCAAGGACTCGTCCCTGACACCATCGGCTCAGGTGTTGGCGGCGATGGCCGAGCACAAGGAAAGCTTTGCCCGGTTCTCCTTGCGTCAGAGTCAGGTGCATGCGGAATTTTTCCGTAGCGAGCCGCTTTCAGGCGAAGAACAGGCTAGATTTGAAGAGCTGGCGCGCTCGTCGCTGGCTCAACAAGTGGAGCTGGAACAGAACGAAGTCGGCGATTTCGATGTGTTTGTCGGGGCGTATCAGGCGAGTATTCTGGCGATCAGCAACTAG
- a CDS encoding PaaI family thioesterase: protein MEIPAGLTESAFFKLLGCRLHSLETGVAQVALALEPELRNRGGKLHGGALFSLVDIAMGLACSSTHGFDQQSATIECKINYIRAVADGEVICTARVIHPGRRTLVVEADVMQGDKLVAKAQGTFAVL, encoded by the coding sequence ATGGAGATCCCGGCGGGCTTGACTGAGAGCGCGTTTTTCAAGCTGCTGGGGTGTCGCTTGCACAGTCTGGAAACCGGGGTGGCGCAAGTCGCCCTGGCGCTTGAACCAGAACTGCGCAATCGCGGCGGCAAACTGCACGGCGGCGCTTTGTTCAGTCTGGTGGACATTGCCATGGGGCTGGCCTGTTCCAGCACCCACGGCTTTGACCAGCAGAGCGCAACCATCGAGTGCAAGATCAACTACATCCGCGCCGTCGCCGACGGTGAAGTGATATGCACGGCGCGGGTGATCCACCCGGGCCGCCGCACGCTGGTGGTCGAAGCCGACGTGATGCAAGGCGACAAACTCGTCGCAAAAGCACAAGGCACGTTCGCTGTCCTGTAG
- the rimB gene encoding retropepsin-like aspartic endopeptidase RimB, translated as MKTFDHLTVIGLREWVALPDLGVAGLRAKIDTGASTSSLHATDIEPFERDGEQWVRFTAHLGTVVQLRHRRCEAPLVTRKTIKSSNGHAQMRYVVSTTLALGDRVWRVEFTLACRKSMRYRLLLGSKALIDGQLVVNPGTKYVQDKPVFPVSTFSTGVA; from the coding sequence TTGAAGACATTTGACCATTTGACCGTTATCGGTCTGCGCGAGTGGGTGGCGCTCCCGGATTTGGGAGTCGCGGGCCTTCGGGCAAAAATCGACACCGGCGCCAGCACCTCCAGCCTGCATGCCACTGACATCGAGCCGTTCGAGCGCGACGGCGAACAGTGGGTGCGCTTCACCGCGCACCTGGGCACGGTGGTGCAATTGCGACACCGGCGCTGCGAAGCCCCGCTGGTAACGAGGAAAACCATTAAAAGCTCCAACGGCCACGCGCAAATGCGCTATGTGGTCAGCACCACCCTGGCCCTCGGTGATCGGGTCTGGCGGGTCGAGTTCACCCTCGCCTGCCGCAAGTCCATGCGTTATCGCCTGTTACTCGGTTCCAAAGCCCTGATCGACGGCCAGTTGGTGGTCAATCCGGGCACCAAATATGTACAAGACAAGCCGGTGTTCCCGGTATCTACCTTCTCCACAGGTGTTGCATGA